The nucleotide window ATATTGACTATTGTTGGGAAACAAATAATTCTGGGTTTTAATCAAATCTAAAGGCAAATAGTTATAATTGTTTGCGTAGATTTGAAGGTAAAATATTGAGTTCAGCACGATACTTTGCGACCGTGCGTCGAGCGAGATCAATGCCTCTCTCTTTTAAAACCTTAACTATCTCTGAGTCAGAAAGGGGCTTAGCAAGGTCTTCACGGCTAACAAGGTCAGCTATTGCATCTTTGATGCTGGTGTTAGCCAGAGACTTTCCATCGGCTGTTTGATAACCAGAAGTAAAAAAGTATTTTATGGGAAAAATACCCCATGGTGTTTGCACATATTTATTGGCAATAGCTCGGCTAACAGTAGTTTCGTGCACTCCAACTATATCTGCAACCTGACTCATCGTTAGTGGCTTAAGCTCGCTCACGCCATTATTGAGAAAATCCACTTGTTTGTGAGCAATTTGTTGCAGAATACTACTGATGGTGCTTTGGCGCTGGTGAAGGCACTTGATAAGAAATTTGCCTGCTCTTATTTTATCTCTTAGATAATCGCGTAGCCCACTATCTTTGGCGTTCTTTCCTAAAAGGTCCTTATAGGTATCGCTAATGCGTAAGCGAGGGACTGGTTCATCATTGAGCTGAACGGTCCAATTTCCATCACGTTCGACAAAAGCAGCTTCGGGTTGGACAACATTTTGAGGTTGGTCAGGCGAAAATGAAGCCCCTGGTCGTGGCTGAAGGTTACTAATATACGTTGCAGCTTCTTGTATTTGCGTAAGGCTGGCCTTATAGCGTCGTGCAAGATCTTGGTATCTTTTGCGTCCTAGCTCAGAGAGCGAATTTTTAACAATCTGGTATTCTAGGTCTCTTTCTTTGCCTCTCTGGCGAAGTTGTATCATGAGTGTTTCACGAAGGTCCATGGCAGCAATGCCTGGTGGGTGAAAGGTTTGGATGAGGTCCAAGGTTTCATGTGCCACTTTAATCTGCACTTGAGCTGCCATCGCTACTTCTTCAAGAGAGGCCTTGAAAAAGCCGTCATCGTCAACATTGCCAATGATTTCTTCGCCAACGCGCAGCACTTCTTCATTATTGGTAGAGAGTGTAAGCTGTCCAAGTAAGTGGTCTGAGAGGGTTTCTTGCTCAACTTGAGAATCAAAAAGAAACTGGCGTCTTTCCTGAGCCTCCGCAGACGTGTAACTACTTGGAGCATTTTGGCTAAAATATTCGCGCCAATCCTCATCATGTTGACGAAGCTCCTCTAATTCCTTGTCCCAATCCTCTTCTTCACTTGTTTCTTTCTCAGGCTGTGACTCGTCTAATACGGGATTTGCAACCAGCTCTTGTTGGACGAGGGTTCTCAATTCTAAAACAGGCGCTTGAAGAAGATGCAAGGACTGCTGCATCTGGGGAGAGAGAGTTTGTGATGTTTGCAGTGTCTGATGTAGCCCTACATTTGCCATATAGAGCATATTTTAGACCAACTATTTCTTGCAAGCAAACATAGTATTTGAGAGACATTAGATAGTGGAAATGAAATTAACAGTCTTGGGCAGTGGAAGTGCTGGTAATGCCACGCTAATTGAGTCAGATGAAGGCAAATTTCTAGTAGATGTTGGATTCAGCGGAAGAGAGATGGAGAAGAGATTAAATTTAGTTGGCGTGGGAATTAGAGAAATCCAGGCCATATTGCTAACCCATGAGCACATTGATCATACTAAGGGCCTAAATATTCTTGCTTGTAAACATGGGATACCAGTGTTTTGTAATCGCTTAACGTCGGAATACTTAAAGCCTAAGCTAAGTTCTTTTGGTCGTTGGAATCTATTTATAACAGGAAAGCCCTTCCGAATTGGCAATTTAGAAATAGAG belongs to Verrucomicrobiota bacterium and includes:
- the rpoN gene encoding RNA polymerase factor sigma-54, whose product is MLYMANVGLHQTLQTSQTLSPQMQQSLHLLQAPVLELRTLVQQELVANPVLDESQPEKETSEEEDWDKELEELRQHDEDWREYFSQNAPSSYTSAEAQERRQFLFDSQVEQETLSDHLLGQLTLSTNNEEVLRVGEEIIGNVDDDGFFKASLEEVAMAAQVQIKVAHETLDLIQTFHPPGIAAMDLRETLMIQLRQRGKERDLEYQIVKNSLSELGRKRYQDLARRYKASLTQIQEAATYISNLQPRPGASFSPDQPQNVVQPEAAFVERDGNWTVQLNDEPVPRLRISDTYKDLLGKNAKDSGLRDYLRDKIRAGKFLIKCLHQRQSTISSILQQIAHKQVDFLNNGVSELKPLTMSQVADIVGVHETTVSRAIANKYVQTPWGIFPIKYFFTSGYQTADGKSLANTSIKDAIADLVSREDLAKPLSDSEIVKVLKERGIDLARRTVAKYRAELNILPSNLRKQL